ATTATACTTAAATGTGAATACACAAATTTTTACGTGTAAACATGTATGAACGtgtattttgaaatatactATACATACTActagatatatacatatactaattatttttatttataacacatatcattatatatttaaacatgTATTATATCTTCCCCTTTAGAATTGAAATTGAAAACAAGGAAAgcagaaaaaatttaaataaaatggtAAGGGAAATGAGAAATTAAGAGAAAAGtagtgcaaaaaaaaaaaaaataataataataataataataagtgaacatataaacatgtatacatgttcatatattttggGCACTTAACATTAATCTAATTCTAAAAAACGcaggtatatataaatatgtggagggaagaaataaaacgaaaagaattaaatgaagaagaaattCATGAGTCACTGGAAAAAGTAAAACCACCAATTTTCCTACATATTTTTTGCGAGGACGAAacatgttattttatttgtgtacaaatatatatatatatatatgtacgtggacacatgtttatataaatgcatatactcatatgtgcatatgtatacaatacatttttattacttgtCAATACGTATTATTAGGaacatgaaaaaagaataaaaaaggcacagatgaaaaaaaagaaaaagaaaaagaaatgaattaTTTCTGGAACCTTTTTACAGCaaccattttttattagataTGATAAACttacaattatttatattaaaggCTTTATTGAAAATAGGCACAATAGATTTGTTCAAGTTCTTTTGTAAATTCTCTAatgtaatacatatataataaaaatatgaaaaaaaaaaaagaagcatttTTATAGAAACAGTTGTCTTTGTAGCAgcatatttaagaaaaaaaaaaaaaaaaaaaaagttaaaaaacgtaaaaaacATTATCCTTTTAAGTAATTTACAATTTCCTGCAATTAAAAacgtttttattatattaatatttaaattttatatatattaaaacactTTAACCTTGgtaaaaatgtaaagtaTTTTTGTGCGCtgaattattattgtaatacCATGGAAACAATTTCttagatttaaaaaaaaaaaaaaaaaaaaaaatttattgaaatctacgtttaatttttaataataattttcaaatttttatgaataataaacatatatctataggtatacatacacacatctGTAGGTATACAATAGAGGCATCTAtagatacatatacatatggcTTACAAGTATAATACAcacatgtaaaaatatgtacatacatataatatgtataaaaatacatatatatatgcatgtatatgtataaatatacatttacaaaGACATAATCCAGTGCATCTAATGttactttttaaatgtatatttataaaacatatatattatttaaaatctTATACATAAGaccttaataaaaaatatcaagATGGAAAACAGaaacaataaaaacaaaagccTTTATGAGCATGATAAAAATAGTTCATGTAATTACGAATTAATTACATGTGCttcaataaatttaaattggTACAACAACAATACGTccctacatatatatatatatatatatatatatatatatacgtatttatttatttaataaaataaaacatggattcttattcttatatatatgataaaataatatttttttatttttaattaagcaGTATGTGTTCAGTCATTGTTGAAAAAGCCGATGTTAATTTATTCTACTTCTATATTAAACTTCTTGGTTCAGACATCATTTTACTCGAATTGTCGGCATGTTAATTATATGAACACCTACTGTTAtgctataaaaattaataataaggaAACATAACTTTTTTGTTAGTTATGCTtgaactaaaaaaataaataaataaatattatattaacattttactgaaacaaaacaaagtgtacttttttataaacttcATATGCAAAGGTATTAATCTGGTGTTATTCtctttattgtttatttctttttattaaataagaaaaagtacatacacctttattttactttactGTTCTTCGTTTTGCTTtgttttaattcattttattttattttatttaatttactttaatttactttattttttttttttttattggaCGCGGGGGGGGGGGGAAATTGTTATTCCGAAAGCATGCTTCCAGTAAGctaatcataatttttaataatattatttgacATCAAATACTCCTTTTGATCATCATACATTTTGAACCTTTCTTGagcataaagaaaaaaatcaaattcGTTATAACTCTTGGTTTGATATCCTCTAATAATAGACCAAAATCCCCATAACAAATGAGCACCTAAAGCTTGAACTTCGATTGCCTCTAAAAACTGATCAATTGTTTTTTGATCGACTATTAAAGAAGATTTATCTAAATAAATCGATAAATATGAAGTAATAAATAACTTTCTATTTtcatatgaaatatatttcttcttgtcaatattaaaaaatggataaGTACTTAAAGAATAATCAATGGAtgtttcaataaaaaaatttgcaataTCTGCTGATAGAAAATTATAACCAGAATACTCAAAGTCGATTAGACGTAAACATTTATTAgtgtttataatattattttcttgtaAATCATTATGACAAAAAACGACATTATTAGCAATATTATCTGATTGGgaatatatgttcataaatttaataaatttatcgGATTCcttcaaatatttattaatatcacctttaaatttatctacattcttatattttaaaagttgCTTTTTCCATCTTTCcatcattttataaatacacgGTTTTTTATCCCAATGTTCAGGTAAATGACATTTATGACCTAGGGTATGAAATTTACCTAATACATTGGCTATACCAACTAATATAGTTggattttttaaatcatcaATTCTTAGTGGATCTCCATAAAGCCATTCTTCTATACGCCCCCcattaaatatgtttaacAGTTGAGGGgctattttatatttgctCATAGTTTTATATACTTCAAATTCTGAAATTGTATTATACAATTCGTCAACATCTTTCCCATATAATCGGAATAAAACACGCCTTCTTATTGAATAGTTATCTTTTAATGTTTCATCTTTTAAAGCAACTTCAAATAATTGATTTGTTAGACCActtaatatttgtttaacACATATATCATCTTCTGTAAAAATATTCCATTCTTGTACTTTTTCTAAAcaaattttcttaatatataatggatCTGTTAAATCCGAAAACTCCTGAGCACATAATGGAATAtcgtttttcttattaatttcTTGTAAAGGAAATGGATTTTTTAGTATTTCTATTTCCTGATTTAATTGTATAGTactatacatttttaagtCTTCAGAGAAAGAgacatttccatttttgattatttttataattccgttactgttattattttcgGAATTTGatatagaatttttttcaCTTCCCACAGTATCACATGTGTCATTAAAACTTtccatttttgctttttatcttttgtgttgttctttttaatttcttttccttttttttctgtgtATATAATGAAGTGTAAAAGGTGTAATATGGTACTCGTGCACCATGAAATATgaagttttatatataaaatgaaagttGTGCAATATGGTACATGAATTATTAAGATATTTTTGCACGTTCCTTTACAATTCgagcttttttaaaaattaacaagTATACGTTAAAGAATTCAAAAggcacacacacacacatatacacatacaatgtattatatatgtatacatatattaacgTACTCACATATACGCGTAAGTAAACATTCCCCTCGATttggaatattttttcattatatttcttttaaattgcttctaaatgaatacataaaaaaataatataaaattcatacatatatatgctgtgatatttataaagtaatatttaaaaatacaataaaatcgTAGCACAATACATTTTCCAAATgtggaaaaataattttttttagtgcCGATTATGTGAGGTGTCAAATAATTCCTCAATGGTCtaattttatctatttatcctattatgatttatatataataactattttatctctttaatatttgttttttttatttttcttatttacgAATAACAATAATCGTGCAGTTCTT
This genomic interval from Plasmodium brasilianum strain Bolivian I chromosome 13, whole genome shotgun sequence contains the following:
- a CDS encoding choline kinase, producing MESFNDTCDTVGSEKNSISNSENNNSNGIIKIIKNGNVSFSEDLKMYSTIQLNQEIEILKNPFPLQEINKKNDIPLCAQEFSDLTDPLYIKKICLEKVQEWNIFTEDDICVKQILSGLTNQLFEVALKDETLKDNYSIRRRVLFRLYGKDVDELYNTISEFEVYKTMSKYKIAPQLLNIFNGGRIEEWLYGDPLRIDDLKNPTILVGIANVLGKFHTLGHKCHLPEHWDKKPCIYKMMERWKKQLLKYKNVDKFKGDINKYLKESDKFIKFMNIYSQSDNIANNVVFCHNDLQENNIINTNKCLRLIDFEYSGYNFLSADIANFFIETSIDYSLSTYPFFNIDKKKYISYENRKLFITSYLSIYLDKSSLIVDQKTIDQFLEAIEVQALGAHLLWGFWSIIRGYQTKSYNEFDFFLYAQERFKMYDDQKEYLMSNNIIKNYD